In the Paenibacillus sp. FSL H7-0357 genome, one interval contains:
- a CDS encoding LLM class flavin-dependent oxidoreductase, which translates to MAQMDNSMEIGISTFLETTPDPVTGKVMSHAERLREAVEEIVLADQVGLDVYGIGEHHRADYAGSSPAVVLAAAAAMTKQIRLTSAVTVLSSDDPVRVYQAFSTLDGISNGRAEIMAGRGSFIESFPLFGYSLEDYDELFEENLELLLAIRASEKVTWRGGHRPAIDNLAVYPRSVQDPLPVWIATGGNPESAIRAGTLGLPVAFAIIGGMPERFAPLVKLYKDAAARAGHDPSKLQIATHSHGFVGETTEQAAALFYPSTQAQMNVIGRERGWSQPYNRAAYDDARSLRGALYVGDSEYVAEKIILLHKNLGVTRFFLHVNVGTMPHREVMRAIELLGTKVAPIVRKELARG; encoded by the coding sequence ATGGCCCAAATGGATAATAGTATGGAGATAGGAATCAGCACTTTTTTGGAAACTACGCCCGACCCGGTGACCGGCAAGGTGATGAGCCATGCGGAAAGACTGCGCGAAGCGGTCGAAGAAATTGTTCTCGCCGATCAGGTCGGCCTTGATGTATATGGAATAGGCGAGCATCACCGTGCAGATTACGCGGGCAGCTCTCCCGCGGTTGTACTCGCGGCAGCTGCGGCTATGACGAAGCAGATCAGATTAACCAGTGCTGTTACCGTTCTGTCCTCAGATGATCCGGTTCGCGTCTATCAAGCCTTTTCTACCCTGGATGGCATTTCGAACGGAAGAGCGGAGATTATGGCAGGCCGGGGGTCGTTTATTGAATCCTTCCCCTTGTTCGGCTACAGCCTGGAGGATTATGACGAATTATTTGAAGAGAATCTGGAGCTGCTGCTGGCAATCCGCGCATCAGAGAAGGTAACCTGGCGCGGCGGCCATCGTCCGGCCATCGATAACCTTGCAGTATACCCCCGCTCCGTTCAGGACCCGCTGCCGGTCTGGATCGCCACCGGGGGAAATCCGGAGTCGGCGATCCGCGCAGGGACGCTGGGGCTTCCGGTCGCTTTCGCCATCATTGGCGGAATGCCGGAGCGGTTTGCTCCGCTAGTGAAGCTTTACAAAGATGCCGCCGCACGCGCCGGTCATGATCCTAGCAAGCTGCAGATTGCCACACATTCACACGGCTTTGTCGGGGAAACCACCGAGCAGGCCGCAGCCTTGTTCTATCCTTCCACCCAGGCCCAAATGAATGTCATTGGCCGGGAACGGGGCTGGAGCCAGCCGTACAACCGCGCAGCGTATGATGATGCCCGCAGCCTGCGTGGAGCTCTATATGTCGGTGACTCCGAATATGTCGCCGAGAAGATTATTTTGCTGCATAAGAACCTGGGCGTTACACGTTTCTTCCTTCACGTCAATGTCGGCACCATGCCGCACCGTGAGGTCATGCGCGCCATCGAGCTGCTCGGCACCAAGGTTGCGCCAATCGTGCGCAAGGAGCTTGCCCGCGGCTAA
- a CDS encoding macro domain-containing protein: protein MEFQEIKKDLFSMPEDYCLAHCISADAKMGAGIAVQFRKRFKLSSLQEKANRNELLVGECYKVERVFNLITKSKYWQKPTYDTLTLSLRAMKEICLQEAVNQIAMPEIGCGLDKLQWEKVKEIIMKEFKDTPIQITVCRL, encoded by the coding sequence ATGGAATTTCAGGAGATAAAGAAAGACTTGTTTTCAATGCCGGAAGATTACTGTCTGGCCCATTGTATTTCAGCGGATGCTAAGATGGGGGCTGGAATTGCTGTACAGTTTAGGAAAAGATTCAAGCTGTCCTCCCTTCAAGAGAAGGCCAACAGGAATGAATTACTCGTAGGTGAATGTTACAAAGTGGAGCGAGTGTTTAACTTGATAACGAAGTCAAAGTACTGGCAGAAGCCTACTTATGATACGTTAACGTTGTCCTTAAGAGCAATGAAGGAAATATGTCTGCAGGAAGCCGTCAATCAAATAGCTATGCCTGAAATTGGCTGCGGCCTGGATAAATTGCAATGGGAAAAAGTAAAAGAGATCATAATGAAAGAATTTAAGGACACCCCTATACAAATCACTGTTTGCAGATTGTAG
- a CDS encoding DUF7674 family protein — translation MSAWRRIGLELFYDLRFQFNEKEDSIYSLLVWLRDRLVEAHRNKDWKEQDKIYNYAEWCFNQYRRSPYLNNAICVGFYEHLVQDEMTLQAIPYKIKPYIFEAVRTLFEWMLSQQEGKYKELLEEYNKVNNTDFEN, via the coding sequence ATGAGTGCCTGGAGAAGAATAGGGCTTGAGTTATTTTATGATCTTAGGTTTCAGTTTAATGAAAAAGAGGACTCGATTTATTCTTTATTAGTGTGGTTAAGAGATAGACTTGTTGAAGCACATAGGAATAAGGATTGGAAAGAACAAGATAAGATTTATAATTATGCGGAGTGGTGTTTTAACCAATACCGGAGAAGTCCGTATCTGAATAATGCAATTTGTGTCGGCTTCTATGAGCATTTAGTTCAGGATGAGATGACTCTGCAAGCTATTCCATATAAGATTAAGCCTTATATTTTTGAAGCGGTCCGAACATTGTTCGAGTGGATGTTAAGCCAGCAGGAAGGGAAGTACAAGGAGCTATTGGAAGAGTACAATAAAGTAAATAACACGGATTTTGAAAATTGA
- a CDS encoding copper amine oxidase N-terminal domain-containing protein, which translates to MFTMHSAQAAALQNELHLNINGVQTGDQKPIVVNNVTLVPIRTVSFIPNVNVDWNSKTKTITVTDSVTKDSLKLTVGSKEAIVGGERVTLKTPPVIRDGAVYVPFRWIGEGIKAKVVWDAPTKTVVIYKTSQELLKDSVSADLVKSRNAALDLPRITLQDDLIPDQEGGAGGTYYFQYGKSNSFIYEYRGISTYYKVINGAAWGGWQGKEVLQIGNGNPFKINMMKPNGEEWGTRPDYSGKVNYFMDLWKMEEVKYGTFDEAGNVIISASKSFPAGAKDFISEIPGEQS; encoded by the coding sequence ATGTTTACGATGCACTCTGCCCAGGCAGCTGCGCTTCAAAATGAACTTCACTTAAACATAAACGGGGTGCAGACGGGCGATCAGAAACCCATCGTAGTGAACAATGTAACCTTAGTGCCGATTCGTACGGTATCCTTTATTCCAAATGTAAATGTAGATTGGAACAGCAAAACCAAAACTATCACGGTAACTGACTCTGTAACAAAGGATAGTCTGAAATTAACAGTGGGCAGCAAGGAAGCCATTGTAGGCGGGGAACGGGTAACGCTTAAGACGCCTCCTGTAATCAGAGATGGAGCGGTGTATGTTCCTTTTCGGTGGATTGGGGAAGGGATTAAGGCAAAGGTGGTATGGGATGCGCCAACAAAAACTGTAGTTATTTATAAGACGAGTCAAGAGTTGTTGAAGGATTCGGTCAGTGCCGATCTGGTCAAGTCCAGAAATGCAGCGCTTGATTTGCCGCGTATTACGCTGCAGGATGACCTAATCCCGGATCAAGAAGGCGGAGCGGGCGGAACCTATTATTTTCAATATGGGAAAAGCAATAGCTTTATCTATGAATACAGAGGTATCTCCACCTACTATAAAGTCATCAATGGAGCGGCCTGGGGGGGATGGCAAGGGAAAGAGGTACTTCAGATCGGAAACGGAAACCCGTTTAAGATTAATATGATGAAACCCAATGGAGAAGAGTGGGGAACCCGTCCTGATTACAGCGGGAAGGTCAATTATTTCATGGATCTGTGGAAAATGGAGGAAGTGAAGTACGGTACGTTTGACGAAGCGGGTAATGTGATTATTAGTGCTTCCAAATCTTTTCCGGCTGGAGCTAAGGATTTTATCTCGGAAATTCCCGGGGAACAATCCTAA
- a CDS encoding GNAT family N-acetyltransferase: protein MRNLSKDDNYVFVAENNLGEVIGFADGGKRETNTVENSGDLTSIYVLEQYQGLGIGRQLLRILFLQFEKLSINRVFVEVLEGNKSRYFYEAFGAEWIQTEKVKIAGSELNLLVYEWKGIGSVLNHT from the coding sequence ATGAGGAATTTATCAAAAGATGATAATTATGTCTTTGTAGCAGAAAATAACCTTGGAGAAGTTATTGGATTTGCCGATGGCGGAAAAAGAGAAACGAATACAGTAGAAAACTCAGGGGACTTAACCTCGATTTATGTCCTTGAACAATATCAAGGATTGGGGATAGGAAGGCAGCTTTTAAGAATACTATTTTTACAATTTGAAAAGCTGAGTATAAACAGGGTATTTGTTGAGGTTTTGGAGGGCAACAAATCTCGTTACTTCTATGAAGCCTTTGGTGCTGAATGGATTCAAACGGAAAAGGTGAAGATTGCAGGTTCTGAATTGAACCTATTAGTTTATGAATGGAAAGGTATTGGGTCTGTGCTTAATCATACATAA